The following coding sequences lie in one Streptomyces xiamenensis genomic window:
- a CDS encoding TetR/AcrR family transcriptional regulator: MAGAGRRSGQDTKARIQEVALDLFTERGYEATSMREIAERLGITKAALYYHFTNKEDIVVSLLSRQLAAVDELIDWAGKQPRGPELRREVIERWSALTARQGVRMFRFAMANQHTLRELKPGREGMFQRFQLLFDAVTDPDAPLEEKLRARLALLTVQMSMIAGRDLDATDEELAEAARKLSLELLRL; encoded by the coding sequence ATGGCAGGCGCGGGGCGCCGGTCGGGGCAGGACACCAAGGCCAGGATCCAGGAGGTCGCCCTGGACCTCTTCACCGAGCGGGGCTACGAGGCCACCTCGATGCGGGAGATCGCCGAACGGCTCGGCATCACCAAGGCCGCCCTGTACTACCACTTCACGAACAAAGAGGACATCGTCGTCTCGCTCCTCAGCCGGCAGCTGGCCGCCGTCGACGAGCTCATCGACTGGGCGGGCAAGCAGCCGCGCGGCCCCGAGCTGCGCCGCGAGGTCATCGAGCGCTGGAGCGCGCTGACCGCCCGGCAGGGTGTGCGGATGTTCCGCTTCGCCATGGCCAACCAGCACACCCTGCGCGAGTTGAAGCCGGGCCGGGAGGGTATGTTCCAGCGCTTCCAGCTGCTGTTCGACGCGGTCACCGACCCGGACGCCCCGCTGGAGGAGAAGCTGCGCGCCCGGCTCGCGCTGCTGACCGTGCAGATGAGCATGATCGCGGGCCGGGACCTGGACGCGACGGACGAGGAGCTCGCGGAGGCGGCCCGCAAGCTTTCCCTGGAACTGTTGCGGCTCTGA
- a CDS encoding SACE_7040 family transcriptional regulator — MNTHAGPAGTRREQILREASRLFAEHGFLGIGVDQIGAAVGISGPALYRHFAGKEAMLTELLVGISSRLRDGGRQRVAEARAAGLPPREALDALIAGHIDFALDDRALITLHDRELNRVPEADRKQVRQLQRQYVELWVEIVREVHPGLAEAEARTAVHAVFGLLNSTPRLVRPGAAPDRETTAALLHRLASGAFEAAGGAAASR, encoded by the coding sequence ATGAACACGCACGCCGGACCCGCCGGAACCCGCAGAGAACAGATCCTGCGCGAGGCGTCCCGGCTCTTCGCCGAGCACGGCTTCCTCGGCATCGGGGTCGACCAGATAGGGGCGGCAGTCGGCATCAGCGGACCGGCCCTGTACCGGCACTTCGCCGGCAAGGAGGCCATGCTCACCGAGCTGCTGGTGGGCATCAGCAGCCGGCTGCGGGACGGCGGACGGCAGCGGGTGGCCGAGGCCAGAGCGGCCGGGCTGCCGCCGCGCGAGGCGCTGGACGCGCTGATCGCCGGGCACATCGACTTCGCGCTGGACGACCGCGCGCTGATCACCCTGCACGACCGGGAGCTGAACCGGGTGCCGGAGGCGGACCGCAAGCAGGTGCGGCAGCTTCAGCGGCAGTACGTGGAACTGTGGGTGGAGATCGTGCGCGAGGTGCACCCCGGACTGGCCGAGGCGGAGGCGCGGACAGCCGTCCACGCGGTCTTCGGCCTGCTGAACTCCACCCCGCGCCTGGTGCGGCCGGGTGCCGCTCCGGACCGCGAGACGACAGCGGCCCTGCTGCACCGGCTGGCGTCGGGCGCCTTCGAGGCGGCGGGCGGGGCCGCCGCCTCGCGCTGA
- a CDS encoding carboxyl transferase domain-containing protein yields the protein MRQAQTPQAPVLTSAADPASAAYGANEAAHRELAARLREKLATARLGGGERARARHTARGKLLPRDRVDALLDPGSPFLELAPLAADGMYDGQAPAAGVIAGIGRVSGRLAVIVANDATVKGGAYFPMTVKKHLRAQEIALENRLPCLYLVDSGGAFLPMQDEVFPDRDHFGRIFYHQARLSGAGIPQIAAVLGSCTAGGAYVPAMSDEAVIVRDQGTIFLGGPPLVKAATGEVVTAEELGGGDVHTKTSGVTDHLAENDAHALRIVRSIVSTLPAAPAPPWEVTAPEPPAADEEGLYGVVPADPRTPYDVREVIARLVDGSRFHEFKERYGPTLVTGFARIHGHPVGVIANNGILFSESAQKGAHFIELCDQRGIPLLFLQNISGFMVGRAYEAGGIAKHGAKMVTAVSCARVPKLTVVIGGSYGAGNYSMCGRAYSPRFLWMWPGAKISVMGGEQAASVLATVKRDQLAARGEEWPDAEEEAFKEPIRAGYEAQGNAYYATARLWDDGVIDPLQTRTVLGLALTVCAGAPLGEPGYGVFRM from the coding sequence ATGCGGCAGGCACAGACTCCGCAGGCACCGGTGCTCACCAGCGCCGCAGACCCCGCCTCGGCGGCGTACGGCGCCAACGAGGCCGCCCACCGGGAACTGGCCGCCCGGCTCCGCGAGAAACTGGCCACCGCCCGGCTCGGCGGCGGCGAACGCGCCCGCGCCCGGCACACCGCCCGCGGCAAGCTGCTGCCCCGCGACCGGGTGGACGCCCTCCTGGACCCCGGCTCGCCCTTCCTGGAACTGGCCCCGCTCGCCGCCGACGGCATGTACGACGGCCAGGCCCCCGCCGCCGGGGTGATCGCCGGCATCGGCCGGGTCTCGGGACGGCTGGCCGTCATCGTTGCCAACGACGCGACCGTCAAGGGCGGCGCGTACTTCCCGATGACGGTCAAGAAGCATCTGCGCGCCCAGGAGATCGCCCTGGAGAACCGGCTCCCGTGCCTGTACCTCGTCGACTCCGGCGGCGCGTTCCTGCCGATGCAGGACGAGGTCTTCCCCGACCGCGACCACTTCGGCCGGATCTTCTACCACCAGGCCAGGCTGTCGGGCGCGGGCATCCCGCAGATCGCCGCCGTGCTCGGCTCCTGCACGGCCGGCGGCGCCTACGTCCCCGCCATGAGCGACGAGGCCGTCATCGTCCGCGACCAGGGCACCATCTTCCTGGGCGGCCCGCCCCTGGTGAAGGCCGCCACCGGCGAGGTCGTCACCGCCGAGGAACTGGGCGGCGGCGACGTCCACACCAAGACCTCCGGCGTCACCGACCACCTCGCCGAGAACGACGCCCACGCGCTGCGCATCGTCCGCAGCATCGTCTCCACCCTCCCCGCCGCGCCCGCGCCGCCCTGGGAGGTCACCGCGCCCGAGCCGCCGGCCGCCGACGAGGAGGGCCTGTACGGGGTGGTCCCCGCCGACCCGCGCACCCCCTACGACGTGCGCGAGGTCATCGCCCGGCTGGTGGACGGCTCCCGCTTCCACGAGTTCAAGGAACGCTACGGCCCCACCCTGGTCACCGGATTCGCCCGCATCCACGGCCACCCGGTCGGCGTCATCGCCAACAACGGCATCCTGTTCTCCGAATCCGCCCAGAAGGGCGCCCACTTCATCGAGCTGTGCGACCAGCGCGGCATCCCGCTGCTGTTCCTGCAGAACATCTCCGGCTTCATGGTGGGGCGGGCGTACGAGGCCGGCGGCATCGCCAAGCACGGCGCCAAGATGGTCACCGCCGTCTCCTGCGCCCGCGTCCCCAAGCTCACCGTCGTCATCGGCGGCAGCTACGGGGCCGGCAACTACTCGATGTGCGGCCGGGCGTACAGCCCGCGCTTCCTGTGGATGTGGCCCGGCGCCAAGATCTCCGTGATGGGCGGCGAACAGGCCGCCTCCGTCCTGGCCACCGTCAAGCGCGACCAGCTGGCCGCGCGCGGCGAGGAATGGCCGGACGCCGAGGAGGAGGCGTTCAAGGAGCCCATCCGGGCCGGCTACGAGGCCCAGGGCAACGCCTACTACGCCACCGCCCGGCTGTGGGACGACGGCGTCATCGACCCGCTGCAGACCCGTACGGTCCTCGGCCTGGCGCTCACCGTGTGCGCGGGTGCCCCGCTGGGCGAGCCCGGCTACGGCGTCTTCCGGATGTGA
- a CDS encoding acetyl/propionyl/methylcrotonyl-CoA carboxylase subunit alpha: MMESVLVANRGEIAVRIIRTLRRLGIRAIAVYSDADAGARHVREADTAVRIGPAPAADSYLSIEALLAAARRTGAAAVHPGYGFLAENAAFARAVTAAGLTFVGPPAEAIALMGDKIRAKETVAAAGVPVVPGASGAELAAAARKLGMPVLLKPSAGGGGKGMRLVRDEARLEEEIGAARRQALAAFGDDTLLVERWIDRPRHIEIQVFADDHGNVVHLGERECSLQRRHQKIIEEAPSPLLDEATRAAMGEAAVAAARSCGYRGAGTVEFIVPGADPGAYCFMEMNTRLQVEHPVTELVTGIDLVEWQLRVAAGQPLPLGQDRITLTGHAVEARLCAETPRVAQDADGRRHVDFLPSAGRVLLLREPAGEGVRVDSGLRAGAGGEVGTAYDPLLAKIIAYAPDRATALGRLRAALGATVVLGVDTNAGFLRRLLADERVVAGALDTGLVDADAAALVPQEVPREVYAAAALLAHAALEPAPDPDTGWSDPFAAPSGWRLGAEPAWTPHPLRVPGREPVTVCVRPGEVRIGDADPVPARLLSAPGEPDVHLEYEGYTYHFAHADGWLGRDGDSWQPRPYDALAAAARGGTEAGADALTAPMPGTVTVVKAAAGDQVSAGQTLLVVEAMKMEHLITAPHAGTVTALDVTAGSTVAMDQVLAVVAAHQDEEAP; this comes from the coding sequence ATGATGGAGAGCGTGCTGGTCGCCAACCGGGGCGAGATCGCGGTGCGGATCATCCGCACCCTGCGCCGGCTGGGCATCCGCGCCATCGCCGTGTACAGCGACGCGGACGCCGGCGCCCGGCACGTGCGGGAGGCGGACACGGCCGTCCGCATCGGCCCGGCCCCGGCCGCGGACAGCTATCTGTCGATCGAGGCGCTGCTGGCGGCGGCGCGCCGCACCGGGGCCGCGGCTGTCCACCCCGGCTACGGCTTCCTGGCCGAGAACGCCGCCTTCGCGCGGGCCGTGACCGCCGCCGGGCTCACCTTCGTGGGCCCGCCGGCCGAGGCGATCGCGCTGATGGGCGACAAGATCCGCGCCAAGGAGACGGTCGCGGCGGCCGGGGTCCCGGTGGTACCCGGTGCCTCGGGAGCCGAACTGGCCGCCGCCGCCCGCAAGCTGGGCATGCCGGTGCTGCTGAAACCGTCGGCGGGCGGCGGCGGCAAAGGCATGCGGCTGGTGCGCGACGAGGCCCGCCTGGAGGAGGAGATCGGCGCCGCCCGGCGGCAGGCGCTGGCCGCCTTCGGCGACGACACCCTGCTGGTGGAACGCTGGATCGACCGGCCCCGCCACATCGAGATCCAGGTGTTCGCGGACGACCACGGCAACGTCGTCCACCTCGGCGAACGCGAGTGCTCCCTCCAGCGCCGCCACCAGAAGATCATCGAGGAGGCGCCCAGCCCGCTGCTGGACGAAGCCACCCGCGCCGCCATGGGCGAGGCCGCCGTCGCCGCCGCCCGCTCCTGCGGCTACCGGGGCGCGGGCACGGTGGAGTTCATCGTCCCCGGCGCCGACCCCGGCGCGTACTGCTTCATGGAGATGAACACCCGCCTGCAGGTCGAGCACCCCGTCACCGAACTCGTCACCGGGATCGACCTGGTGGAGTGGCAGCTGCGGGTCGCCGCCGGGCAGCCGCTGCCGCTGGGCCAGGACCGGATCACGCTCACCGGGCACGCGGTGGAGGCGCGGCTGTGCGCGGAGACGCCGCGCGTCGCGCAGGACGCGGACGGGCGGCGGCACGTGGACTTCCTGCCCTCGGCCGGGCGGGTGCTGCTGCTGCGCGAGCCGGCGGGGGAGGGGGTACGGGTGGACTCCGGGCTGCGCGCGGGCGCCGGCGGCGAGGTCGGCACGGCGTACGACCCGCTGCTCGCCAAGATCATCGCGTACGCTCCCGACCGGGCCACCGCGCTGGGCCGGCTGCGGGCCGCCCTGGGCGCCACGGTGGTGCTGGGCGTGGACACCAACGCGGGCTTCCTGCGCCGGCTGCTGGCCGACGAGCGGGTGGTGGCGGGCGCCCTGGACACCGGGCTGGTGGACGCGGACGCTGCGGCGCTCGTACCGCAGGAGGTGCCGCGGGAGGTGTACGCGGCGGCGGCGCTGCTGGCGCACGCCGCGCTGGAGCCGGCCCCGGATCCCGACACCGGCTGGAGCGACCCGTTCGCCGCGCCGTCCGGGTGGCGGCTGGGCGCCGAACCCGCCTGGACACCGCATCCGCTGCGGGTGCCGGGGCGGGAGCCCGTCACGGTGTGCGTGCGCCCCGGGGAGGTACGGATCGGGGACGCCGACCCCGTACCCGCCCGGCTGCTGTCGGCGCCCGGCGAGCCGGACGTCCACCTCGAATATGAGGGGTACACGTATCACTTCGCGCACGCCGACGGATGGCTCGGCCGGGACGGGGACAGCTGGCAGCCGCGCCCCTACGACGCGCTGGCCGCCGCGGCGCGCGGCGGCACCGAGGCCGGCGCCGACGCCCTCACCGCGCCGATGCCCGGCACCGTCACCGTCGTCAAGGCGGCGGCCGGCGACCAGGTGAGCGCCGGGCAGACCCTGCTGGTCGTCGAGGCCATGAAGATGGAACACCTCATCACCGCCCCGCACGCCGGCACCGTCACCGCCCTCGACGTCACCGCCGGCAGCACCGTCGCCATGGACCAGGTGCTGGCCGTCGTCGCCGCCCACCAGGACGAGGAGGCCCCGTGA
- a CDS encoding hydroxymethylglutaryl-CoA lyase: MRVPDAGLPARVRIHEVGPRDGLQNEKTIVPVAVKAEFIHRLADAGLTTVEATSFVHPAWVPQLADAAELMPLLEDLGDRAVRLPVLVPNERGLDRALSLGVREIAVFASATESFAQANLNRTVDETLTMFEPVVSRALRAEVPVRGYLSMCFGDPWEGPVPAAQVVRVVLRLLDLGCEEISLGDTIGVATPGQVTALLGALGEAGVPPGRLAVHFHDTYGQALSNTLTALRHGVTTVDASAGGLGGCPFAKSATGNLATEDLLWMLQGLGIDTGVDLRRLVATSDWLASHLGRPSPSRTVRALSHKES; this comes from the coding sequence ATGCGCGTCCCCGACGCGGGTCTGCCCGCCCGGGTCCGCATCCACGAGGTGGGCCCCCGGGACGGCCTGCAGAACGAGAAGACGATCGTCCCCGTCGCCGTCAAGGCCGAGTTCATCCACCGGCTGGCCGACGCCGGGCTCACCACCGTCGAGGCCACCAGCTTCGTCCACCCCGCCTGGGTCCCTCAGCTCGCGGACGCGGCGGAGCTGATGCCACTGCTGGAGGACCTCGGCGACCGCGCCGTCCGGCTGCCCGTACTGGTCCCCAACGAACGCGGCCTGGACCGCGCACTGTCGCTCGGAGTCCGCGAGATCGCGGTGTTCGCCAGCGCCACCGAGTCCTTCGCCCAGGCCAACCTCAACCGCACGGTGGACGAGACCCTCACCATGTTCGAGCCGGTGGTGAGCCGCGCGCTGCGCGCCGAGGTCCCGGTGCGCGGCTACCTCTCCATGTGCTTCGGCGACCCCTGGGAGGGGCCGGTACCGGCCGCGCAGGTGGTGCGCGTGGTGCTGCGCCTGCTCGACCTGGGGTGCGAGGAGATCAGTCTCGGGGACACCATCGGGGTCGCCACCCCGGGGCAGGTCACCGCGCTGCTCGGCGCGCTGGGGGAGGCCGGGGTGCCGCCCGGCCGGCTCGCCGTCCACTTCCACGACACCTACGGCCAGGCCCTGTCGAACACCCTCACCGCCCTGCGGCACGGCGTCACCACCGTCGACGCCTCCGCGGGCGGTCTCGGCGGCTGCCCGTTCGCCAAGAGCGCCACGGGCAACCTCGCCACCGAGGACCTGCTGTGGATGCTCCAGGGCCTGGGCATCGACACCGGCGTCGACCTGCGGCGACTCGTCGCCACCAGCGACTGGCTGGCCTCACACCTCGGCCGGCCCAGCCCTTCGCGCACCGTACGCGCGCTCTCCCACAAGGAGTCCTGA
- a CDS encoding acyl-CoA dehydrogenase family protein has protein sequence MALDHRLTPEHEELRRTVEAFAHDVVAPRIGEFYERHAFPYEIVREMAAMGLFGLPFPEEYGGMGGDYLALCLALEELARVDSSVAITLEAGVSLGAMPIYRYGTADQKERWLPKLCSGEMLGAFGLTEPGVGSDAGGTRTTAVRDGDMWVINGTKSFITNSGTDITGLVTVTAVTGRKPDGSPLISTIIVPSGTPGFTVAPAYSKVGWNASDTRELSFSDVRVPVENLLGEEGRGYAQFLRILDEGRIAISALGTGLAQGCVDESVRYAGEREAFGRPIGANQAIQFKLADMEMRAHTARLAWRDAAARLMAGEPFKKEAAMAKLHSSDVAVVNAREATQIHGGYGFMNEYPVARMWRDAKILEIGEGTSEVQRMLIARELGLV, from the coding sequence ATGGCACTGGACCACCGCCTGACCCCGGAGCACGAAGAACTGCGCCGCACCGTGGAGGCGTTCGCCCACGACGTGGTGGCCCCGAGGATCGGGGAGTTCTACGAACGCCACGCCTTCCCGTACGAGATCGTCCGCGAGATGGCCGCCATGGGGCTGTTCGGGCTGCCGTTCCCCGAGGAGTACGGCGGCATGGGCGGCGATTACCTGGCGCTGTGCCTGGCCCTGGAGGAGCTGGCGCGGGTGGACTCCTCGGTGGCCATCACCCTGGAGGCGGGGGTCTCGCTGGGGGCCATGCCGATTTACCGCTACGGCACCGCCGACCAGAAGGAACGCTGGCTGCCGAAGCTGTGCTCGGGCGAGATGCTGGGCGCCTTCGGGCTGACCGAGCCCGGCGTCGGCTCCGACGCTGGGGGCACCCGTACCACTGCGGTGCGGGACGGGGACATGTGGGTGATCAACGGAACCAAGAGCTTCATCACCAACTCCGGGACCGACATCACCGGGCTCGTCACGGTCACCGCCGTCACCGGCCGCAAGCCGGACGGCTCCCCGCTGATCTCCACCATCATCGTGCCCTCCGGCACCCCCGGCTTCACGGTGGCCCCCGCCTACTCCAAGGTCGGCTGGAACGCCTCCGACACCCGGGAGCTGTCCTTCTCCGACGTCCGGGTGCCGGTGGAGAACCTGCTGGGGGAGGAGGGCCGCGGGTACGCCCAGTTCCTGCGGATCCTGGACGAGGGCCGGATCGCCATCTCGGCGCTGGGCACCGGGCTCGCGCAGGGCTGCGTGGACGAGTCGGTGCGGTACGCGGGGGAGCGGGAGGCGTTCGGCCGCCCGATCGGCGCCAACCAGGCCATCCAGTTCAAGCTGGCCGACATGGAGATGCGGGCGCACACGGCGCGGCTGGCCTGGCGGGACGCGGCGGCCCGGCTGATGGCGGGCGAGCCGTTCAAGAAGGAGGCGGCGATGGCCAAGCTGCACTCCTCGGACGTGGCCGTGGTCAACGCCAGGGAGGCCACCCAGATCCACGGCGGCTACGGCTTCATGAACGAGTACCCGGTCGCCAGGATGTGGCGCGACGCGAAGATCCTGGAGATCGGGGAGGGCACGAGCGAGGTCCAGCGCATGCTGATCGCCCGGGAACTCGGGCTTGTCTGA
- a CDS encoding DUF4429 domain-containing protein: MAEITQRAGNWYFDGSVLRIVPGQGKGVHALRTALGELTVPLEAVAEVSFEPGRKHDRLRLRLREGADPLTQATGGKLPAVADPYLLEVPHDRADAARELAAEITEAVRTAQVPATATDRYLLPGPQVPITLHASDGEATFDGAQIRIDWGWGADDIKKNSGARVIALSDLAAVEWAPPRIENGFVRLHPKGAHSTSKPSHDPNCVVMWGWREVKDVTESALFVAALAARLPHPSTGEGTVPVPVPAQPEPPLVASGDAGGEQDAVLRRLWELGELHDTGVLTDEEFGAAKKALLNRL, translated from the coding sequence ATGGCTGAGATCACCCAGCGAGCCGGTAACTGGTATTTCGACGGCTCGGTGCTGCGCATCGTGCCCGGGCAAGGGAAGGGGGTGCATGCGCTCCGCACCGCTCTGGGGGAGCTGACCGTGCCGCTGGAGGCGGTGGCGGAGGTTTCCTTCGAGCCCGGGCGCAAGCACGACAGACTGCGGCTGCGCCTGAGGGAGGGCGCGGATCCGCTGACACAGGCGACCGGCGGCAAGCTGCCGGCCGTGGCCGATCCGTACCTGCTGGAGGTGCCGCACGACCGGGCGGACGCCGCCCGGGAACTGGCGGCCGAGATCACCGAGGCAGTGCGGACCGCGCAGGTGCCCGCGACCGCCACCGACCGCTATCTGCTGCCGGGGCCCCAGGTGCCCATCACGCTGCACGCCTCGGACGGTGAGGCCACCTTCGACGGCGCACAGATCCGCATCGACTGGGGCTGGGGCGCGGACGACATCAAGAAGAACAGCGGCGCCCGGGTCATCGCGCTGAGCGATCTGGCCGCCGTCGAGTGGGCGCCGCCGCGGATAGAGAACGGCTTCGTCCGGCTGCACCCCAAGGGCGCGCACTCCACCTCCAAGCCCTCCCACGACCCCAACTGCGTGGTGATGTGGGGCTGGCGCGAGGTGAAGGACGTCACCGAGTCGGCGCTGTTCGTGGCCGCGCTGGCCGCCCGGCTGCCGCACCCCTCCACCGGGGAGGGGACCGTCCCCGTGCCGGTGCCCGCGCAGCCCGAGCCGCCGCTGGTGGCGAGCGGGGACGCGGGCGGCGAGCAGGACGCGGTGCTGCGCCGGCTGTGGGAGCTGGGGGAACTGCACGACACCGGGGTCCTGACCGACGAGGAGTTCGGCGCGGCGAAGAAGGCCCTGCTCAACCGGTTGTAG
- a CDS encoding ABC transporter substrate-binding protein, with translation MTTPLRRRWRLRVGAFALMTALAAGLAGCGSDGGSSPADSDDSATGAGSGDASFPRTITHDKGSTEIPAAPQRIVALDNSLVEAVVALDGNLVAGVGGYRNLDGFPAYLGDAVKDTVDVGPLESPNLEQIMLLEPDLIISATVRHDELYDTLSDIAPTVFVATTGPTWKDNIALVGEALGAEDRAAEQITAYETRAAAIGEAVNAAHDNPTVSVIRFLDGPTRIYLPHTFSGIILADMGLTRPENQRDPEEFTLEISEEQIEQAEADVIFYTTYAGGEDRKERFLANPLWERLSAVQNGAVYEVEDAIWMTSVSLQGADQVLDNMAEIFGVDAAK, from the coding sequence GTGACCACCCCCCTGCGGCGCCGCTGGCGCCTCCGCGTCGGCGCCTTCGCGCTGATGACCGCGCTGGCCGCCGGGCTGGCCGGCTGCGGGTCCGACGGCGGATCCTCGCCGGCCGACAGTGACGACAGCGCCACCGGCGCCGGCTCCGGCGACGCGTCGTTCCCGCGCACCATCACCCACGACAAGGGCAGCACCGAGATCCCGGCCGCACCGCAGCGGATCGTGGCGCTGGACAACAGCCTGGTCGAGGCGGTCGTAGCCCTGGACGGCAACCTCGTGGCCGGCGTCGGCGGCTACCGCAACCTGGACGGCTTCCCCGCGTACCTGGGCGACGCCGTCAAGGACACCGTGGACGTGGGCCCGCTGGAGAGCCCCAACCTGGAGCAGATCATGCTCCTGGAGCCCGATCTGATCATCTCCGCGACGGTGCGCCACGACGAGCTGTACGACACGCTCTCCGACATCGCGCCCACCGTGTTCGTCGCCACCACCGGGCCGACCTGGAAGGACAACATCGCCCTGGTCGGCGAGGCGCTGGGGGCGGAGGACCGGGCGGCGGAACAGATCACCGCGTACGAGACCCGGGCGGCGGCGATCGGCGAGGCGGTCAACGCCGCGCACGACAATCCGACCGTCTCGGTCATCCGGTTCCTCGACGGCCCCACCCGGATCTATCTGCCGCACACCTTCTCCGGCATCATCCTGGCCGACATGGGGCTGACCCGGCCGGAGAACCAGCGCGATCCCGAGGAGTTCACCCTGGAGATCAGCGAGGAGCAGATCGAGCAGGCCGAGGCCGATGTGATCTTCTACACCACGTACGCGGGGGGCGAGGACCGCAAGGAGCGGTTCCTGGCGAACCCGCTGTGGGAACGGCTGAGCGCGGTACAGAACGGCGCCGTGTACGAGGTCGAGGACGCCATCTGGATGACCTCGGTGTCCCTGCAGGGCGCGGACCAGGTGCTGGACAACATGGCGGAGATCTTCGGCGTCGACGCGGCGAAGTAG
- a CDS encoding FecCD family ABC transporter permease, with protein MGVSDTSASTADAVQAPPAPPPPGRGRPARTVALLVLLLALVAAVFASLAIGSKPVALGDVLAALTGSREGDAVVVRDLRLPRTVLGLLVGLALGAAGAVAQDITRNPLGDPGLIGVSAGAAFAVAAGIGLFSLTHSYQYIWFAFLGGALAGLLAYTVGGTGYGGATPAKLALAGAAVTLFLGSFTSALVLLDVNTLDQYRSWAVGSLAGRDAALGPQLAPFVVIGLVLAIALSGRLNALALGDDLATTLGAKVRTTRALGAVAVIVLTGAAVAAAGPVTFVGLVIPHLVRAVTGPDARWLIPCSALGGGVLLLTADVIGRVVARPGELEAGVITAVIGAPFLAVMVKRGKLREHTR; from the coding sequence GTGGGCGTGTCCGACACCTCCGCCAGTACCGCCGACGCCGTCCAGGCGCCGCCGGCCCCGCCCCCGCCCGGCCGCGGCCGCCCGGCCCGCACGGTCGCGCTGCTCGTGCTGCTGCTCGCCCTGGTCGCCGCCGTGTTCGCCTCCCTCGCCATCGGCAGCAAACCGGTCGCGCTCGGCGATGTGCTGGCCGCGCTCACCGGAAGCCGCGAGGGCGACGCCGTGGTGGTGCGCGACCTGCGTCTCCCGCGTACCGTGCTGGGCCTGCTGGTGGGTCTCGCGCTCGGCGCCGCCGGGGCCGTGGCCCAGGACATCACCCGCAACCCGCTGGGCGACCCGGGCCTGATCGGGGTCAGCGCCGGGGCGGCCTTCGCCGTCGCGGCCGGCATCGGACTGTTCTCGCTCACCCACTCCTACCAGTACATCTGGTTCGCCTTTCTCGGCGGCGCCCTCGCCGGACTGCTCGCCTACACCGTCGGCGGCACCGGCTACGGAGGCGCCACCCCCGCCAAACTCGCCCTGGCCGGCGCAGCCGTGACGCTCTTCCTCGGCTCGTTCACCAGCGCGCTGGTCCTGCTCGACGTCAACACCCTGGACCAGTACCGCTCCTGGGCCGTCGGCTCGCTCGCCGGGCGCGACGCCGCACTCGGTCCGCAGCTCGCGCCGTTCGTCGTCATCGGTCTGGTGCTGGCCATCGCGCTCAGCGGGCGGCTCAACGCCCTCGCGCTCGGCGACGACCTCGCCACCACCCTCGGCGCCAAGGTGCGCACCACCCGCGCGCTGGGCGCGGTCGCCGTGATCGTGCTGACCGGCGCCGCGGTGGCCGCCGCCGGCCCCGTCACCTTCGTCGGCCTCGTCATCCCGCATCTGGTCCGCGCCGTCACCGGCCCGGACGCCCGCTGGCTGATCCCCTGCTCGGCGCTGGGCGGCGGCGTCCTGCTGCTGACCGCCGACGTCATCGGCCGGGTGGTGGCCAGGCCCGGAGAACTGGAGGCCGGAGTGATCACCGCCGTCATCGGCGCCCCCTTCCTGGCCGTCATGGTCAAGCGCGGCAAGCTGCGGGAGCACACCCGATGA